One region of Kwoniella pini CBS 10737 chromosome 6, complete sequence genomic DNA includes:
- a CDS encoding cytochrome c peroxidase, mitochondrial, with protein sequence MSLRTPMLRTACARRAGQSVNLRTQVIKRRFASGGPEITPPPPPRSSSVPYLLAGVGLAAAGAAYLFYGTDGTPRETAKEIGSEARGLAAAAEGKLGLRHKQEDYQKVYDKIADTLEKEGYDDGSLAPVLIRLAWHASGTYNKEDNSGGSNYATMRFKPESEHGANNGLNVARDHMQKIKEEFPWISYGDLWTLGGVAAVQESGGPTVPWRPGRIDGFEHHVTPDGRLPDAAQAQDHLRFIFYRMGFNDQEIVALSGAHAMGRCHTDRSGFDGPWTFSPVTFSNQYFTLLQDEPWQWRKWKGPAQYEDKKTKTLMMLPTDMALVKDKSFKKFVDVYAKDEEAFFKDFSQAFAKLLELGVPTAQFAGDAWKMGSQ encoded by the exons ATGTCTTTACGAACACCAATGTTAAGAACTGCTTGTGCTAGAAGAGCAGGTCAATCTGTTAATCTTAGAACTCAAGTGATTAAAAGACGATTCGCTTCTGGTGGACCAGAGATA actccacctccaccacctagatcatcttctgtaCCTTACCTTCTTGCAGGTGTTGGATTAGCAGCTGCAGGAGCTGCATACTTATTTTACGGTACAGATGGTACACCAAGAGAAACTGCTAAAGAAATTGGATCTGAAGCAAGAGGTTTAGCTGCTGCTgcagaaggtaaattaggaTTAAGACATaaacaagaagattatcaaaaagTTTATGATAAAATTGCTGATACTTTAGAGAAAGAGGGTTATGATG aTGGATCTCTTGCTCCTGTACTTATTAGATTAGCTTGGCACGCATCAGGAACTtataataaagaagataattctGGAGGTTCAAATTATGCTACAATGAGATTTAAACCTGAATCAGAACATGGTGCTAATAATGGTTTA AATGTCGCTCGAGATCATATGcaaaagatcaaagaagaattcCCATGGATATCATACGGTGATCTTTGGACTCTAGGTGGTGTTGCCGCCGTACAAGAATCAGGTGGACCTACTGTTCCATGGAGACCTGGAAGAATTGACGGTTTCGAACATCACGTTACTCCAGATGGTCGATTACCCGATgctgctcaagctcaagatCACTTGAGATTTATCTTCTACCGAATGGG CTTCAATGACCAAGAAATCGTCGCTCTTTCAGGTGCTCATGCCATGGGTAGATGTCATACCG ACCGATCTGGATTCGACGGTCCTTGGACTTTCTCCCCTGTCACCTTCTCCAACCAATACTTTACCTTACTTCAAGATGAGCCATGGCAATGGAGAAAATG GAAGGGTCCAGCACAATACGAAGATAAGAAAACCAAGACTCTGATGATGCTTCC CACTGATATGGCTCTTGTCAAAGACAAGTCATTCAAGAAGTTCGTCGATGTCTACGCCAAGGACGAAGAAGCCTTTTTCAAGGA CTTCTCTCAGGCTTTCGCTAAACTCCTTGAATTGGGTGTACCAACAGCTCAATTCGCTGGTGATGCTTGGAAGATGGGCTCTCAGTAG
- a CDS encoding aconitate hydratase, mitochondrial, protein MSSRFLVKGAQSLSSRSSMLSRSMATVQSSIGDKQVPMSNLEKGKFVNYARIESNLQIVRQRLNRPLTLAEKIVYGHLDNPHEQDIERGVSYLKLRPDRVACQDATAQMAILQFMSAGLPQTAVPTSVHCDHLIQAQVGGPKDLARAIDINREVYDFLATACAKYGIGFWKPGSGIIHQIILENYALPGLMMIGTDSHTPNAGGLGMVACGVGGADAVDVMAGIPWELKAPKVIGVYLDGKMSGWTTPKDIILKVAGILTVKGGTGAIIEYHGPGVESLSCTGMATICNMGAEIGATTSLFPYNKRMAAYLEATGRSQQAAYAQEFNHNLQPDEGSEYDRRIEINLNELEPHINGPFTPDLATPISKFAEEVKKNNWPEELKVGLIGSCTNSSYEDMSRSAHIAKEAADHGLKTKSIFTITPGSEQVRATIARDGFVDTFEDVGGVVLANACGPCIGQWDRQDVKKGEVNSIISSYNRNFTGRNDANPATHAFVASPDLVTAMTFAGSLTFNPLTDSLKGADGKEFKFSDPAGFELPAKGYDAGENTFQAPPEDGTTVNVAVSPTSDRLQLLKPFKPWDGKDIVDAPVLIKAKGKCTTDHISAGGPWLKYRGHLENISQNCLIGAINADSGEANSVLNQETGEFGPVPTVGAYYRDRDIPWVVVGDENYGEGSSREHAALEPRFLGGRAVICRSFARIHETNLKKQGMLPLWFKNTADYDKISGTDKLSIVGLNEFKPGQDIKVEITHKDGSKDSFLTTSSINEGQWEWFVAGSALNKMAAAAKARGA, encoded by the exons ATGTCTTCAAGATTCCTTGTAAAAGGGGCTCAATCCCTTTCATCTAGATCATCAATGTTATCTAGATCAATGGCAACTgttcaatcatcaattggTGATAAACAAGTACCAATGTCAAACcttgaaaaaggaaaattcGTAAATTACGCTAGAATTGAAAGTAATTTACAAATCGTTAGacaaag ACTCAATCGACCTCTTACCCTTGCCGAGAAAATCGTTTACGGTCATTTAGATAACCCCCATGAACAAGACATTGAGCGAGGTGTATCTTACCTTAAACTTCGACCAGAC CGAGTCGCCTGTCAAGATGCTACTgctcaa ATGGCTATCCTTCAATTCATGTCTGCCGGTCTCCCTCAAACAGCTGTCCCAACCTCGGTACACTGTGATCACTTGATTCAAGCTCAAGTTGGTGGACCCAAAGATTTGGCTCGAGCCATTGACATCAACCGAGAAGTTTACGATTTCTTGGCTACTGCATGTGCTAAATATGGTATCGGTTTCTGGAAGCCCGGATCAGGTATCAT CCACCAAATTATCCTCGAAAACTACGCTCTCCCAGGTCTTATGATGATCGGTACCGATTCCCACACTCCTAATGCTGGTGGTCTCGGTATGGTCGCTTGTGGTGTTGGAGGTGCCGATGCCGTAGATGTTATGGCTGGTATCCCATGGGAACTTAAAGCTCCTAAAGTTATCGGTGTTTACCTTGATGGTAAAATGAGCGGATGGACCACTCCTAAAGATATCATCCTCAAGGTAGCTGGTATCCTTACCGTTAAAGGTGGTACTGGAGCCATCATTGAATACCACGGTCCTGGTGTAGAATCCCTCTCATGTACCGGTATGGCCACTATCTGTAACATGGGTGCCGAAATCGGTGCTACCACTTCCCTCTTCCCTTACAACAAGCGAATGGCTGCTTATCTCGAAGCTACCGGTCGATCTCAACAAGCCGCTTACGCTCAAGAGTTCAACCACAACTTGCAACCAGATGAAGGTTCCGAATACGACCGAAGAATCGAAATCAACCTCAATGAACTCGAACCTCACATCAACGGTCCATTCACTCCCGATCTTGCTACTCCTATCTCCAAATTCGCCGAAGAAGTCAAGAAAAACAACTGGCCAGAGGAACTCAAGGTCGGACTTATCGGTTCATGTACCAACTCTTCCTACGAGGATATGTCCCGATCTGCCCACATCGCTAAAGAGGCTGCCGACCACGGTCTTAAGACtaaatccatcttcaccatcaccCCCGGTTCCGAACAAGTTAGAGCTACCATTGCTCGAGACGGTTTCGTTGACACTTTCGAGGATGTTGGTGGTGTCGTCCTTGCCAACGCTTGTGGACCTTGTATCGGTCAATGGGATCGACAAGATGTCAAGAAGGGTGAAGTCAACTCTATCATCTCTTCTTACAACCGAAACTTCACTGGAAGAAACGATGCCAACCCTGCTACCCACGCTTTCGTCGCTTCTCCCGACCTTGTCACCGCCATGACTTTCGCCGGTTCCCTCACCTTCAACCCTCTTACCGACTCCCTCAAAGGTGCTGATGGTAAGGAGTTCAAATTCTCCGACCCAGCTGGTTTCGAACTTCCTGCCAAGGGATACGACGCTGGTGAGAACACTTTCCAAGCTCCCCCTGAGGATGGTACCACCGTAAACGTCGCCGTCTCCCCCACTTCTGACCGATTACAACTCCTTAAACCTTTCAAACCTTGGGATGGCAAGGACATCGTCGATGCTCCTGTATTGATCAAGGCTAAAGGAAAATGTACTACCGATCACATCTCTGCTGGTGGACCATGGTTGAAATACCGAGGTCACTTGGAGAACATTTCTCAAAATTGTTTGATCGGTGCCATCAACGCCGATTCCGGAGAGGCCAACAGCGTATTGAACCAAGAAACCGGTGAATTCGGACCTGTTCCAACTGTCGGTGCTTACTACAGAGACAGAGACATTCCATGGGTTGTCGTCGGAGATGAGAACTACGGAGAAGGTTCATCCAGAGAACACGCCGCTTTAGAACCTAGATTCTTAGGAGGAAGAGCTGTTATCTGTCGATCATTCGCTCGTATCCACGAAACCAACTTGAAGAAACAAGGTATGCTTCCATTATGGTTCAAGAACACTGCCGATTACGATAAAATCTCTGGTACCGATAAATTGTCGATTGTCGGTCTTAACGAGTTCAAACCTGGACAAGATatcaaagttgaaattaCCCACAAAGACGGTTCAAAAGATTCATTCTTAActacttcatcaatcaatgaAGGTCAATGGGAATGGTTCGTAGCTGGTTCAGCTTTAAATAAAATGGCTGCTGCTGCTAAAGCTCGAGGAGCATAA